One genomic region from Actinocatenispora thailandica encodes:
- a CDS encoding GxGYxYP domain-containing protein, which yields MFADSVRSLRPTRRQLLIGAGTAAGAATLGATTATGPAAAAPGRTGIDWPRGQVLPHFATPDMLDLIDLTDATDADQLLVASLQGLVNRTRPRIATLRPADEGGLTWLHTAGLRYRTVDAPADLLRRYRSVVRGVVVTDPDLPATRNLATTLAGLHDAVIAAPDQLAGLADLPVVADLRGRFADEIGAYRWAVDTLWPHAEHRILIGLDPENTLCDLRDYAVATKALTLWIHPDVPESRAIGDRVMSEMAPGTAFLGWWPAGVGGESDGTELTSRHGLIVLAADHSQNLTVFGGAPAPVAGGQRTLPAPPLANRVYVTFSMTEGDNLQYNQHKMRQLWDDPGRGAVPLNWSTNPLLIDAAPAFLSHYQRTATRNDYLMAGPSGAGYAYPSPWPDDALGAFTGMTARYMRRTGMQTAVILNRIDGADVPLSAAEAARYIRDVRPLGLFKDWTDRTELSVLHRDTPQAVSYLTSSVAEAQAAIADSAAGWSGDAPLFLSIGILSWNLNPTDVATIAASLSDPYTVVRGDQFFRLARRARQLPRR from the coding sequence ATGTTCGCGGATTCGGTGCGTTCCCTGCGTCCCACCCGCCGCCAGCTGCTGATCGGAGCCGGCACCGCCGCCGGCGCGGCCACGCTCGGCGCCACCACCGCCACCGGGCCGGCCGCCGCCGCGCCCGGCCGTACCGGCATCGACTGGCCGCGCGGCCAGGTGCTGCCGCACTTCGCCACCCCCGACATGCTGGACCTGATCGACCTCACCGACGCCACCGACGCCGACCAGCTGCTGGTGGCGAGCCTGCAGGGGCTGGTGAACCGGACCCGGCCGCGGATCGCCACCCTGCGGCCGGCCGACGAGGGCGGCCTGACCTGGCTGCACACCGCCGGCCTGCGGTACCGCACGGTCGACGCGCCCGCCGACCTGCTGCGGCGCTACCGGTCGGTGGTGCGCGGCGTCGTGGTCACCGACCCGGACCTGCCGGCCACCCGCAACCTCGCCACCACGCTGGCCGGGCTGCACGACGCGGTCATCGCCGCGCCGGACCAGCTCGCCGGGCTGGCCGACCTGCCGGTGGTCGCCGACCTGCGCGGCCGGTTCGCCGACGAGATCGGCGCGTACCGCTGGGCGGTGGACACCCTGTGGCCGCACGCCGAACACCGCATCCTGATCGGCCTCGACCCCGAGAACACGCTGTGCGACCTGCGCGACTACGCGGTCGCGACGAAGGCGCTGACGCTGTGGATCCACCCGGACGTACCGGAGTCGCGGGCGATCGGCGACCGGGTGATGAGCGAGATGGCGCCCGGCACGGCGTTCCTCGGCTGGTGGCCGGCCGGCGTCGGCGGGGAGAGCGACGGTACCGAGCTGACCAGCCGGCACGGGCTGATCGTGCTCGCCGCCGACCACTCGCAGAACCTCACCGTGTTCGGCGGGGCGCCCGCACCCGTCGCCGGCGGCCAGCGCACCCTGCCGGCGCCGCCGCTGGCCAACCGGGTCTACGTCACGTTCTCCATGACCGAGGGCGACAACCTGCAGTACAACCAGCACAAGATGCGGCAGCTGTGGGACGACCCGGGCCGCGGTGCGGTCCCGCTGAACTGGTCGACCAACCCGCTGCTGATCGACGCGGCGCCGGCGTTCCTGAGCCACTACCAGCGCACCGCCACGCGCAACGACTACCTGATGGCCGGGCCGTCCGGCGCCGGCTACGCCTACCCGTCGCCCTGGCCGGACGACGCGCTCGGCGCCTTCACCGGCATGACCGCCCGGTACATGCGGCGTACCGGGATGCAGACCGCGGTGATCCTGAACCGCATCGACGGCGCGGACGTTCCGCTGTCGGCCGCGGAGGCGGCCCGCTACATCCGGGACGTGCGGCCGCTGGGACTGTTCAAGGACTGGACGGATCGCACCGAACTGTCCGTGCTGCACCGCGACACCCCGCAGGCGGTCAGCTACCTGACCAGCAGCGTCGCCGAGGCGCAGGCCGCGATCGCCGACTCGGCCGCCGGCTGGTCCGGCGACGCGCCGCTGTTCCTGTCCATCGGGATCCTGTCCTGGAACCTCAACCCCACCGACGTCGCCACGATCGCCGCGTCGCTGTCCGACCCGTACACGGTGGTCCGCGGCGATCAGTTCTTCCGGCTGGCCCGCCGCGCCCGCCAGCTGCCCCGGCGCTGA
- a CDS encoding TetR/AcrR family transcriptional regulator, with product MTPARPLRADAARNRALLLAAAADEFAEHGLNVSVADIAQRAGIGKGTVFRHFANKEALIAAILIDRMDELNTVGERLGDADDPGAALHEFLTVAAQQRQERDLSFLAAASESIPEVTRVRNRMFVNLDRLVDRARTAGAVRADVTTTDVFLLMCAPNYVAGYVPDAAPDLWRRYLAVIFDGLRPEGAHPLPAAPPAAVGVADPDPTGDTRS from the coding sequence ATGACCCCCGCTCGCCCGCTGCGCGCCGACGCCGCCCGCAACCGGGCGCTGCTGCTCGCCGCGGCGGCCGACGAGTTCGCCGAGCACGGCCTGAACGTCTCCGTCGCGGACATCGCGCAGCGCGCAGGCATCGGCAAAGGCACCGTCTTCCGGCACTTCGCCAACAAGGAGGCGCTGATCGCCGCGATCCTGATCGACCGCATGGACGAGCTGAACACGGTCGGTGAACGACTGGGCGACGCCGACGACCCCGGGGCGGCACTGCACGAGTTCCTCACCGTCGCCGCGCAGCAGCGCCAGGAGCGCGACCTGTCCTTCCTCGCCGCCGCGAGCGAATCGATTCCGGAGGTGACGCGGGTGCGCAACCGGATGTTCGTGAACCTCGACCGGCTCGTCGACCGGGCCCGAACGGCCGGCGCGGTGCGCGCCGACGTCACCACCACGGACGTGTTCCTGCTGATGTGCGCGCCGAACTACGTGGCCGGGTACGTGCCGGACGCCGCCCCCGACCTGTGGCGCCGCTACCTCGCGGTGATCTTCGACGGCCTGCGCCCCGAAGGGGCCCACCCGCTCCCGGCGGCCCCACCCGCCGCCGTGGGTGTCGCCGATCCCGACCCGACCGGCGACACCCGAAGCTGA
- a CDS encoding amidohydrolase family protein, giving the protein MNRFDVHAHFAPESAPAASVGYAERMRREGFVQGGPDMRWSPESALAFMAERGIAMQLLSMPMGLPAEQARATNEHAARIVADRPSRFGLLASVPLAEPVRAVEEVRYAADTLGADGFVLMTNHGGAYLGDARFEPVFAELDRRAASVFVHPAAPAPFGLLGLGRPAPLIEFPMDTARTVVDALFAGLFLRHPGIRFILAHAGGVLPALSARLLSLGTKEWVDNPHGVTRDQLAAQLASLYFDTAIAGTAVTVAPAIEVAGADHLVFGTDFPPAGVDVVDQTIAELRGSLGPGDQRGLEETFGTLFPAAVARVAG; this is encoded by the coding sequence ATGAACAGGTTCGACGTGCATGCCCACTTCGCGCCGGAGTCGGCCCCGGCGGCCTCCGTCGGGTACGCCGAACGGATGCGCCGCGAGGGTTTCGTGCAGGGCGGCCCCGACATGCGATGGAGCCCGGAGTCGGCACTGGCGTTCATGGCCGAACGCGGGATCGCGATGCAGCTGCTGTCGATGCCGATGGGGCTGCCCGCCGAGCAGGCCCGCGCCACCAACGAGCACGCGGCGCGGATCGTGGCAGACCGTCCGAGCCGGTTCGGGCTGCTCGCCTCGGTGCCACTGGCCGAGCCGGTTCGGGCCGTCGAGGAAGTCCGGTACGCGGCGGACACACTCGGCGCGGACGGGTTCGTGCTGATGACCAACCACGGCGGTGCCTACCTCGGCGACGCGCGGTTCGAACCGGTGTTCGCCGAGCTGGACCGCCGCGCGGCGAGCGTGTTCGTGCACCCGGCGGCGCCGGCGCCGTTCGGGCTGCTCGGCCTCGGCCGGCCGGCGCCGCTGATCGAGTTCCCGATGGACACCGCCCGCACCGTCGTCGACGCGCTGTTCGCTGGGCTGTTCCTGCGCCATCCGGGCATCCGGTTCATACTCGCGCATGCCGGCGGTGTGCTGCCCGCGCTGTCGGCGCGCCTGCTGTCCCTCGGGACCAAGGAGTGGGTCGACAACCCGCACGGGGTCACCCGGGACCAGCTGGCCGCACAGCTCGCCTCGCTGTACTTCGACACCGCGATCGCGGGCACCGCGGTGACGGTGGCGCCAGCCATCGAGGTCGCCGGGGCGGACCATCTCGTCTTCGGCACCGACTTCCCGCCCGCCGGGGTGGACGTGGTCGACCAGACCATCGCCGAGCTGCGCGGCAGTCTGGGTCCGGGCGACCAGCGCGGGCTGGAGGAGACCTTCGGCACGCTCTTCCCGGCCGCCGTCGCACGGGTGGCCGGCTGA
- a CDS encoding NADP-dependent oxidoreductase, with protein MKAVVAHDYGPPEANAIAEIPVPRPGPGQIQVRIAASSINPADVRVSSDESRHDLPLDFPHVPGNDFAGTVSEVGPGVTRFRVGEPVFGQAVPRALKAMTGATRPSLTTGALAEYAVFEADTPLITRRPNDLDVETAAALPTVGLTARALMATARVRPRESVLVVGATGGVGTTVVPLLAAAAAQLTATATPADAELVRGLGAASVIGYGAAGYPSGVDVAVNLVLPGDKLTDLASAVRPGGRLITITFPVTRPEWLGREDIDLHFVLDLDGRFGGMREVAEDAVRGALATTIGRRYRFDEAPQAIVDFARRHTTGKLVVRM; from the coding sequence ATGAAGGCAGTCGTCGCGCACGACTACGGCCCACCCGAGGCGAACGCGATCGCCGAGATCCCGGTGCCCCGGCCCGGGCCCGGCCAGATCCAGGTGCGCATCGCCGCGTCCTCGATCAACCCGGCCGACGTCCGGGTGTCCAGCGACGAGTCCCGGCACGACCTCCCGCTCGACTTCCCGCACGTACCCGGGAACGACTTCGCCGGTACCGTCAGCGAGGTCGGGCCCGGCGTGACCCGCTTCCGCGTCGGCGAGCCGGTCTTCGGGCAGGCGGTCCCGCGCGCGCTGAAGGCCATGACCGGCGCCACCCGCCCCTCACTGACCACAGGCGCGCTGGCCGAGTACGCCGTGTTCGAGGCGGACACCCCGCTGATCACCCGGCGACCGAACGACCTCGACGTCGAGACGGCCGCCGCGTTGCCGACGGTCGGGCTCACTGCCCGCGCCCTGATGGCCACCGCCCGGGTCCGACCGCGAGAGTCGGTGCTTGTCGTCGGCGCCACCGGCGGTGTCGGTACCACCGTCGTACCGCTGCTGGCCGCCGCTGCCGCCCAACTGACCGCCACCGCGACGCCGGCCGACGCCGAGCTGGTGCGCGGGCTCGGCGCCGCGTCGGTCATCGGCTACGGTGCGGCCGGCTACCCGTCGGGTGTGGACGTCGCGGTCAATCTCGTACTTCCCGGCGACAAGCTCACCGATCTCGCGTCGGCCGTTCGTCCGGGTGGCCGGCTGATCACCATCACCTTCCCGGTCACCCGGCCCGAATGGCTTGGCCGGGAGGACATCGACCTGCACTTCGTGCTGGACCTGGACGGCCGCTTCGGCGGCATGCGCGAGGTCGCCGAGGACGCCGTGCGCGGCGCACTGGCCACCACGATCGGCCGGCGGTACCGGTTCGACGAAGCGCCACAGGCGATCGTGGACTTCGCGCGGCGGCACACCACCGGGAAGCTGGTGGTGCGGATGTGA
- a CDS encoding AurF N-oxygenase family protein, whose product MATGTDSTQTRSRLLTASARHSYDPDLDIDWSAPVPDGVPSLPERRVSLYGTQLWQRLSPEQRITLGTHEWCSITRFGIWFETLLMRMLLRDIYRRDPGSDYVQYALTEIGDETRHSIMFAREVERLGASEHAPGTGLLRLGALFGALAPRGPAMFAATLLTEETLDRLQRELMADETLQPLVRMTSRIHVVEEARHVRFARAELARQVTTTSRPALLRHRQLTAAAAYVVSANLIHPGVYAAVGLDPRQARDAARANPHHRETLRWMGKPVTDFLTEVGMIGRPGHGLWRRSGFLA is encoded by the coding sequence ATGGCGACGGGCACCGATTCGACCCAGACCCGCAGCCGGCTGCTCACCGCATCGGCCCGGCACAGCTACGATCCCGACCTGGACATCGACTGGTCGGCGCCGGTCCCCGACGGCGTGCCGAGCCTACCCGAGCGCCGCGTCTCGCTGTACGGCACGCAGCTGTGGCAACGGCTCAGCCCCGAGCAGCGCATCACGCTCGGCACCCACGAGTGGTGTTCGATCACCCGGTTCGGCATCTGGTTCGAGACGCTGCTGATGCGCATGCTGCTGCGCGACATCTACCGGCGCGACCCGGGCAGCGACTACGTGCAGTACGCGCTGACCGAGATCGGTGACGAGACCCGGCACAGCATCATGTTCGCCCGCGAGGTCGAGCGGCTCGGCGCGAGCGAGCACGCACCGGGTACCGGCCTGCTGCGGCTCGGCGCACTGTTCGGCGCGCTCGCCCCGCGCGGGCCGGCGATGTTCGCCGCCACCCTGCTCACCGAGGAGACCCTGGACCGGCTGCAGCGCGAGCTGATGGCCGACGAGACCCTGCAACCGCTGGTACGCATGACGTCCCGGATCCACGTGGTCGAGGAGGCGCGGCACGTCAGGTTCGCCCGCGCCGAGCTGGCGCGGCAGGTCACGACCACCTCGCGGCCGGCTTTGCTGCGGCACCGCCAGCTCACCGCGGCGGCCGCCTACGTCGTGTCGGCGAACCTGATCCATCCTGGCGTGTACGCCGCGGTCGGCCTCGACCCGCGACAGGCTCGCGATGCCGCCCGGGCCAACCCGCACCACCGGGAGACGCTGCGCTGGATGGGCAAGCCGGTCACCGACTTCCTCACCGAGGTCGGCATGATCGGCCGCCCCGGCCACGGTCTCTGGCGCCGCTCCGGCTTCCTCGCCTGA
- a CDS encoding MarR family winged helix-turn-helix transcriptional regulator: MAENEQALAVIELLYRLTRSLTEDVRSHVTEVADLDPGEFVLLRAIAGGTTSPGELSRAVSSHPAATSRILTRLSRAGLIQRRPDPDDSRRTEITLTAQGRTVTRRIAARIRPRLQQRLDRLGAGEAARFVDTLRLLLPAEHAADRP, encoded by the coding sequence ATGGCCGAGAACGAACAGGCGCTCGCCGTCATCGAACTGCTGTACCGGCTGACCCGATCGCTCACCGAGGACGTCCGGTCGCACGTCACCGAGGTCGCCGATCTCGATCCGGGCGAGTTCGTCCTGCTGCGTGCCATCGCCGGCGGTACGACCTCACCGGGCGAGCTGTCCCGTGCGGTGAGCAGCCACCCCGCCGCGACCAGCCGTATCCTGACCCGGTTGAGTCGCGCGGGCCTGATCCAGCGCCGGCCCGACCCGGACGACTCCCGCCGCACCGAGATCACCCTGACCGCGCAGGGACGCACGGTGACCCGGCGCATCGCGGCCCGCATCCGTCCCCGGCTGCAGCAACGGCTGGACCGCCTCGGAGCCGGCGAGGCGGCCCGGTTCGTCGACACGCTGCGGCTGTTGCTGCCCGCCGAGCACGCGGCCGACCGGCCCTGA
- a CDS encoding isoprenyl transferase: protein MSPRSRRDYRPPTPHPSGAPVPRIPADKVPRHVAIIMDGNGRWAKQRGLPRTKGHEAGEAALFDVIEGALEIGVKYLSAYAFSTENWRRSPDEVRWLMGFNRDVIHRRRDELNAMGVRIRWAGRRPKLWRSVITELEQAEQMSRDNDKLTLQFCVNYGGRAEVADATAAIARDVAAGRLRADRITEKLLARYLYQPDIPDVDLFIRSSGEQRTSNFLLWQSAYAEMVFLETLWPDFDRRHLWHACEQYADRDRRYGGAIPNPEPAPYVPEPSS, encoded by the coding sequence ATGAGCCCTCGGTCGCGCCGGGACTACCGTCCGCCGACGCCGCATCCCTCCGGTGCCCCGGTGCCGCGGATCCCGGCCGACAAGGTGCCGCGGCACGTGGCGATCATCATGGACGGCAACGGCCGCTGGGCCAAGCAGCGCGGCCTGCCCCGGACGAAGGGGCACGAGGCCGGTGAGGCCGCCCTGTTCGACGTGATCGAGGGTGCGCTGGAGATCGGCGTGAAGTACCTGTCGGCCTACGCGTTCTCGACCGAGAACTGGCGCCGCTCGCCGGACGAGGTCCGCTGGCTGATGGGTTTCAACCGGGACGTGATCCACCGCCGCCGGGACGAGCTGAACGCGATGGGGGTACGCATCCGCTGGGCCGGCCGCCGCCCGAAGCTGTGGCGCAGCGTGATCACCGAGCTGGAGCAGGCCGAGCAGATGTCGCGCGACAACGACAAGCTGACGCTGCAGTTCTGCGTGAACTACGGTGGCCGGGCCGAGGTGGCGGACGCGACGGCGGCGATCGCCCGGGACGTGGCCGCCGGGCGGCTGCGCGCCGACCGGATCACCGAGAAGCTGCTGGCGCGCTACCTCTACCAGCCGGACATCCCGGACGTGGACCTGTTCATCCGCTCGTCGGGCGAGCAGCGCACGTCGAACTTCCTGCTCTGGCAGTCGGCGTACGCGGAGATGGTGTTCCTGGAGACGCTGTGGCCGGACTTCGACCGCCGGCACCTGTGGCACGCCTGCGAGCAGTACGCCGACCGGGACCGGCGGTACGGCGGGGCGATCCCGAACCCGGAGCCGGCGCCGTACGTCCCGGAGCCCTCCTCGTGA
- a CDS encoding IS110 family transposase: MTSVTDLREMVDVVIGVDTHVHTHSAAAVDTGTGGVVGQITVEATADGYAQLVEFADQHATLRAWAIEGTGGHGAGATRYLQHHAELVIELDRPERTKRRNGAKSDPLDAIRAAREALSRTRLGTPRSGGDRQALSVLLAARRSAIHAATDAQRQVFSLVVAAPEQIRTRFRGQKLPAMLTTASHLRVHPSWDAETTTTVTVLRCLARRAHAAAAEAAQHQKAIHAIVRSWRPDLLQRKGIGPIVAATVLCAWSHPGRIHSEAAFAMLAGAAPIPANSGQTTNRYRLNRHGDRQLNRALHTIVLSRIRYDQATRTYAARRTREGKTNREIKRCLKRYIARDLYRLLESGNPTATP, translated from the coding sequence ATGACCAGTGTGACTGATCTTCGAGAGATGGTCGATGTCGTCATCGGTGTCGACACCCATGTGCACACCCACTCCGCTGCCGCCGTCGATACCGGCACCGGCGGGGTGGTCGGCCAGATCACCGTGGAGGCCACCGCGGACGGCTATGCCCAGCTGGTGGAGTTCGCCGACCAGCACGCAACACTACGAGCCTGGGCAATCGAAGGCACCGGCGGCCACGGCGCCGGTGCGACCCGGTACCTGCAACACCACGCCGAACTGGTCATCGAACTCGACCGCCCCGAACGAACCAAGCGGCGTAACGGCGCGAAGTCCGACCCGCTGGACGCCATCCGCGCCGCCCGCGAAGCCCTGTCCCGCACCAGGCTAGGCACCCCGCGCAGCGGCGGCGACCGGCAAGCCTTGTCGGTACTGCTGGCCGCCCGTAGATCCGCGATCCACGCCGCGACCGATGCGCAGCGACAGGTGTTCAGCCTGGTGGTCGCGGCCCCGGAACAGATCCGTACCCGTTTTCGTGGTCAGAAACTGCCCGCCATGCTCACCACCGCCTCACACCTGCGCGTTCACCCATCCTGGGACGCAGAAACCACCACCACCGTCACCGTGCTGCGCTGCCTGGCCCGCCGGGCCCACGCCGCGGCCGCAGAAGCCGCCCAACACCAGAAAGCCATCCACGCCATCGTGCGGTCCTGGCGCCCCGACCTACTCCAACGCAAAGGCATCGGACCGATCGTGGCCGCAACCGTGCTCTGCGCCTGGTCCCACCCCGGCCGGATCCATTCCGAGGCAGCCTTCGCCATGCTCGCCGGAGCCGCACCCATCCCCGCCAACAGCGGCCAAACCACCAACCGCTACCGACTCAACCGCCACGGCGACCGACAACTCAACCGCGCTCTGCACACCATCGTGCTATCCCGCATCCGCTACGACCAAGCCACCCGCACCTACGCCGCCCGCCGCACCCGCGAGGGCAAAACCAACCGAGAGATCAAACGCTGCCTCAAACGCTACATCGCCCGAGACCTCTACCGACTCCTCGAATCAGGCAACCCCACCGCCACCCCTTGA
- a CDS encoding TetR/AcrR family transcriptional regulator: MTGSQQTDGRARRWAAHRQQRRAELVDAAVAAIEAAGIDVGFDAIAEQAGVSRTVLYRYFDSRDELQVAVAQRAVELLLAKLTRPLHSGAAPRALITSLVRAHVRWLDEHPELYRLIATRSAAVPAGREAFTAGEKLFAAQLADLLGHYMTLLGVDDDALEPLAYGLIGMVEAAGDWWVRGHERGERGLIGQRRLVDTLGDSIWYVIDGHLRARGVELDPDLPLLSGGDDD; encoded by the coding sequence GTGACTGGCAGCCAGCAGACCGACGGGCGGGCCCGGCGGTGGGCCGCGCACCGGCAACAGCGCCGCGCCGAGCTGGTCGACGCGGCCGTCGCGGCGATCGAGGCGGCCGGCATCGACGTCGGGTTCGACGCGATCGCCGAGCAGGCCGGGGTGTCTCGCACCGTGCTCTACCGCTACTTCGACTCGCGGGACGAGTTGCAGGTCGCGGTCGCGCAGCGGGCGGTGGAGCTGCTGCTGGCCAAGCTGACCCGGCCGCTGCACTCCGGTGCCGCGCCGCGGGCGCTGATCACCTCGCTGGTGCGCGCGCACGTGCGCTGGCTCGACGAGCACCCCGAGCTGTACCGGTTGATCGCCACCCGCTCCGCCGCGGTGCCGGCCGGCCGGGAGGCGTTCACCGCCGGTGAGAAGCTGTTCGCCGCCCAGCTCGCCGACCTGCTCGGGCACTACATGACACTGCTCGGTGTCGACGACGACGCGCTGGAACCCCTGGCGTACGGGCTGATCGGCATGGTGGAAGCGGCCGGCGACTGGTGGGTGCGCGGCCACGAACGCGGCGAGCGCGGGCTGATCGGCCAGCGCCGGCTGGTCGACACCCTCGGCGACTCCATCTGGTACGTCATCGACGGGCACCTGCGCGCCCGCGGCGTCGAACTCGACCCCGACCTGCCCCTGCTGTCCGGAGGCGACGATGACTGA
- a CDS encoding TetR/AcrR family transcriptional regulator C-terminal domain-containing protein, with translation MALDRQRIVAEAVALLDAEGLDGVTLRKLAARLGVRQPTLYWHLPNKAALVTALAEAILDQGFGELSPPAPQQRWQDWLRGLAERLRRALLAHPDGARVLSASQLSLKMADISELAMSTLVASGMPLRRARVIVLTVERFTVGHVLEEQAPRPTPDTVNEFDMAAFTERHPTVIAGITEYFRPGRTVDDLFSECLQVVIEGAVASAG, from the coding sequence TTGGCACTGGACCGACAGCGCATCGTCGCCGAGGCAGTCGCACTGCTGGATGCCGAGGGCCTCGACGGCGTGACCCTGCGCAAGCTCGCCGCACGACTCGGGGTGCGGCAGCCGACCCTGTACTGGCACCTGCCCAACAAGGCGGCCCTGGTCACCGCGCTCGCCGAAGCGATCCTCGATCAGGGGTTCGGCGAGCTGTCCCCGCCGGCACCGCAGCAGCGCTGGCAGGACTGGCTCCGCGGGCTCGCCGAACGGCTGCGGCGCGCCCTGCTGGCTCATCCGGACGGCGCGCGTGTGCTGTCGGCTTCCCAGCTCTCGCTGAAGATGGCCGACATCTCCGAGCTCGCGATGAGCACGCTGGTGGCATCCGGCATGCCGTTGCGCCGTGCTCGGGTCATCGTGCTGACGGTGGAGCGCTTCACCGTCGGCCACGTCCTCGAAGAGCAGGCCCCCCGCCCGACCCCGGACACGGTGAACGAGTTCGACATGGCGGCGTTCACCGAACGGCACCCGACCGTGATCGCCGGCATCACCGAGTACTTCCGGCCGGGCCGCACGGTCGACGACCTATTCAGCGAGTGCCTTCAGGTGGTCATCGAGGGGGCGGTGGCCAGCGCCGGGTAG
- a CDS encoding DUF4873 domain-containing protein encodes MTDETATGPDELDDDGYRGEVELGDGERSVRVGAELRGAVEPISGSYRWYGRLAADPAVTELATSRARNLTLTTPYGSVTTTLTDVDPWGRYRVGGAGTPPFPASTTPQG; translated from the coding sequence ATGACTGACGAGACGGCGACCGGGCCGGACGAGCTCGACGACGACGGTTACCGCGGCGAGGTCGAACTCGGCGACGGTGAGCGCAGCGTGCGGGTCGGCGCCGAGCTGCGCGGTGCGGTGGAGCCGATCAGCGGCTCCTACCGGTGGTACGGGCGGCTCGCCGCGGACCCGGCGGTCACCGAACTCGCCACCTCGCGGGCCCGCAACCTCACCCTGACCACGCCGTACGGTTCGGTCACCACCACCCTCACCGACGTCGACCCGTGGGGCCGGTACCGGGTGGGTGGCGCCGGGACACCCCCGTTCCCGGCCTCGACGACCCCGCAGGGGTGA
- the recO gene encoding DNA repair protein RecO — MVGVSRAYPRKLYRDDAVVLRCQKLGEADRIVTLFTRRHGRVRAVGKGVRRTTSRFGARLEPFGHVDVQLAEGRSLHVVSQVEGISLYGKRIGADYPRYTAASAVAEAAERFTPEEQEPSLRLYLLTLGALRALGEPDDRPPPLILDSYLLRAMTLTGWSPALTECAVCGRPAESFADSRPAVSVPSGGLVCPTCRPPGAAAPRPETLRLLVALAAGDWRAAVDSDSAVRSQGSGLVAALLQWHLERGLRSLPLVDRG; from the coding sequence ATGGTCGGCGTGAGCCGGGCCTATCCGAGGAAGCTGTACCGCGACGACGCGGTGGTGTTGCGCTGCCAGAAGCTCGGCGAGGCCGACCGCATCGTGACCCTGTTCACCCGCCGGCACGGCCGGGTGCGCGCGGTCGGCAAGGGGGTGCGGCGCACCACCAGCCGGTTCGGTGCCCGGCTGGAGCCGTTCGGCCATGTGGACGTGCAGCTGGCGGAGGGCAGGTCGCTGCACGTGGTCAGCCAGGTCGAGGGCATCTCGCTGTACGGCAAGCGGATCGGTGCGGACTATCCGCGCTACACGGCGGCGAGCGCGGTCGCCGAGGCGGCCGAGCGGTTCACCCCGGAGGAGCAGGAACCGTCGCTGCGGCTGTACCTGCTGACGCTCGGTGCGCTGCGCGCGCTGGGGGAGCCGGACGACCGGCCGCCACCGCTGATCCTGGATTCGTACCTGCTGCGGGCGATGACGCTGACCGGCTGGTCGCCGGCGCTGACCGAGTGTGCGGTCTGCGGCCGGCCGGCCGAGTCGTTCGCCGACTCCCGCCCGGCGGTGAGCGTGCCGTCCGGCGGGCTGGTGTGCCCGACCTGCCGGCCGCCGGGCGCCGCGGCACCCCGCCCGGAGACGCTCCGGCTGCTGGTGGCGCTGGCGGCCGGTGACTGGCGGGCCGCGGTCGACAGCGATTCGGCGGTTCGCAGCCAGGGCAGCGGGCTGGTTGCCGCCCTGTTGCAGTGGCATCTGGAGCGTGGACTGCGGTCACTGCCGCTGGTCGACCGCGGCTGA